A region of the Fusobacteria bacterium ZRK30 genome:
AGATTATAAATTGGTTATCCACTGCGGCGGGTGTACACTGAACAGAAAAGAGATGTTAGGGAGAATAGATATAAGTTACCGTGAGGGAGTCCCTATCCTAAACTACGGTCTTTGTATCGCTGCTCTTTACGGTATCCTGGACAGAGCCCTAAAGCCCTTTCCGGAAGTAGATGAAAAATGGAAGACAAAGTAAAAAAATAACTCAACCACGATATAGTATATTTCATAAACAAAATTAGGAGAGAATTTAAAAATGAAAAAATTAGCATTAGTTATAATTATCGCTGCTACTTTAGTAGGCTGCAGCAGCACCCCAAAGAAAACTGTATCATACCCTAAATCCCATGTACAAAACTCCAGATTTAAAGTAGGCAACACCGTCAGAGGTAAAGCTTCTTGGTATGGAGATTATTTCCACGGGAAGAAAACGGCCAGTGGGGAAAAGTATAATATGTATAATTTGACTGCTGCCAGTAAAACATTGCCTTTTGGCACTATTGTCAGAGTAAAAAACTTAGATAACGGAAAATCTGTAAAAGTTAAGATAAACGACAGAGGCCCCTATGTAAAGGGTCGTATGATCGATCTGAGCAGAGCTGCATTTAAAAAGATAGCTCCTTTAGGATCTGGAGTATTAAATGTTGAAGTTACTATCTTAGACACTTCAAACACCTTTAGATATAAGCACTAAATTTTAGCAACGTGACGTTGTATCCAGAAAGACATAATCTATATTTATATAATATTTTATTTATCACATAAATTTTATTGTAAATTTCTAGATACTTTGGTAGCACTCTTTATCGACTAAAAAATTTGGTGATATCCTTACAAGTATATTTTTCCAGATAAT
Encoded here:
- a CDS encoding septal ring lytic transglycosylase RlpA family protein; translation: MKKLALVIIIAATLVGCSSTPKKTVSYPKSHVQNSRFKVGNTVRGKASWYGDYFHGKKTASGEKYNMYNLTAASKTLPFGTIVRVKNLDNGKSVKVKINDRGPYVKGRMIDLSRAAFKKIAPLGSGVLNVEVTILDTSNTFRYKH